The window GGCCTGATCGCGGTCCTGACGCTCCTGCCGGCGGTCCTCCACCCGGCCGCGATCGCGGCCCCGCTGCTCGTCGCGCCCCTGCTGCTGCCGCTGGTCGTCCCGCCGCTCCCGGATCTGGCGCCGGTCGTCGGGCTGCTGATTCTGCTGGCGGTTGTCGTTCTGGCGCCGCTCGCGCGTTTCAAACCATTGGCGCCGCCGCTGGTCGTCGCCGCGCACGTCGCCGCCGCGCGCGTCGCCGCCGTTCCGGCGCAGGACCTCGTCGGGCCGCCACACGCGTCCCTCGCGCGGGCTGCGGAACCGCTGGAACTCGGGCGGCGTGCGCCGCTGGATCATCTGGCGCCGGGACTGGAACTTGTCGGTCCCGTCCACCTGGAATCGCGTGCGCAGGGTCGCCCGGCCGTCCACCGAAGACCAGCGGTCCTTCCACTGGCGGTAGCGGGTCGGCGCGGTGGACCGCACCATGTAGAAGTAGCGCGGCCGGAGGATCCGCGACCGGAGCGGACGGTAGTGCGCCCATCCGGCGTCGATCCGGATGTCCACCACCGAACAGACGTCCCCGTACGGGTCGAACCAGCCGCCGTAGGAATGGCAGTCGGCGCAGACGTAGCGCGGGTAATCGACCTTCCGCTCGATGTAGAAGTAGGTGTCGGCCGTCGCGACCTCGCCCTCCAGGCCGCGCGGCACCACGCGGCGCACGACCCGATCCATGCCGATGTAGGGGTCGCCCACGATGACGCCGGAATCCCCCTCATCGTCGTCCCCATACTCCTCGCCCCGGTCCCGCCCCTCGTAGCCGCCGGTCAGGTACCACGGCAGATCGCGGAACGGCTCGGGAGAGGCGATGGCGACGAGGTACTCCATGCCGGTGGGCCCATCGGCCACCAGGTCGTAGGGATCGTTGCGGGAAGGCACCTGATAGGTGCGGCCCCCCTCGACCATGTCGGGATCGCCCGGGTCGTAGGGGTACACGAGGTGGATGTAGCCCTCGGTGTCGATGTTGTAGATCAGAACGTAGGCGTCAGCTCTGGCCCGGAAGAAGACGCGCATCGGCTCGCCTTGGCGATAGACGCCGCCCTCTTCCTTGTTGGTCCAGACGTCGATGTCGAGCCGAGGGGCATGGGCCGCCTCATACGAGATGGAGGCATCGACACGAACCGCCGCACGGGAAGCCACGGGGAGCGCCGCGGCCATGAGGGCCGCGGCGCCCGCGACGAACAGGCGGCGCCAACGCGCGTGTTTCATCAGTTCTTCCTCGCGATCTTCGGAGCGAGCTCCGGATTGTCGGGATCGATCTGGTAGGCCCAGTCGATCACGATGCTGCCCGCCGCTTTCGAGACCACCTCGAACTTGGCGTAATGATTGTCCGCGGTCAGAACGATGTAGCTGTGCCCCGGAATGGCCTCGACGACCCCGTCGGCCGACCAGCCGTCGCTCGCGGGAGGCCCGAAGTCCACGTCCACCAGGTCGACGAGCCCCGCGTCCTGAATCTTCACGCCGGTACCGGCGAAGACCAAGGCGCCGCTCGAAGCGTCGAACCAGATGTCGGCGGAGGCGCTCGTCGACGCCACGCGGGACATCGCCGAGAAGTCCCAGCCGGCCGTGGCCGGCGTCGTGGCGGCATCGGTCAGGGTCACGTTCGTGCCCTCCGGCCGCGGCGTGTCGAACACGTTCTCGAAGCTCAGGTCCGCGCTCTCCAGTCCGCGGGTGTCCACCGCCGACACGGCGTAGTAGTAGGTCGTGCCGTTCGTCACGTGCGTATCGATGAAGGGAGGCTGAACGGCGGTGCCGATGAGCGTGAACGTGCCCGTGGGCGCGCTGTTACGGTACACCTTGTAGTGGTCGATGTCGTTCTCCTGGTTCTCCCTCCAGTAGATCGAAACCTGCCCGTCTCCCGTGACGCTGTAGACGCCCTCCACGTCGAAGGGAGCGTTGCTGGTCCCAACCACGTGATCCTCGTTGCGGCAGCCGGCCGTGAGCGCCACGGCCGCGAGGCCGAGCGCCAGAAGTAACGTGCGAGTCACGAGCACCTCCTATGGAATTGAGCTGTATGGCTGAGACAAGACCGCTGAATCGCGGCGCCGATAGACGCATCTGCGAACCGCATAGCATATGCCATGTGTGGGGGCGGCGGGGGGCGGGGTGTAAGTCGCTTGTTGAGTGGGAATTGTGGTGGTAGGGGGAATTGGCGCGACGGCCACGGATAAGGGGGCTACGGGGGAAAGCAAGTACAGTGTGACTGCTGCGCTACATATGGTTCTGTGGGCCTTGCGGTGGCGCTGCGCTTTGGAAGGGATCTGGCGGACACTGCCGAGGAGTTATTTCGCCCTGCGGGGCGAAATTATTTGAGCCCCGGTCGTGCCAGCTCATTTCGGGCTACATCACGTCCACCGAGGCCGGTGCTCGGTCTGGCGACTAGTCCATGGTCAAACGCTGGCTCGACCTAAGGGCTCTTTGGAGGTCCCCCCCTCCGATCATCTGCTAAGGCAGCCATCGTGCCAGCGAGGCCACTTTCAGCGCCCTCGCGGAAAATCGTGCAACCCGCTGCACCATGGCAAGTTACAGCACAACTCAAAGCGGGGTTTGCGAACGGGCGAAGAGCTCCGGCGAGGGGTTTTTGAGGTCGATTTAACAGTTTGGCGGGGGATTCGCTGGAACTTCAAGGCGGGGCTGAACTTGCGGCTATTAAATCCGTTTATACAGAATCTTTAAGCTCTTTGCCGGGTGCCGCGCCGGTCGAGGTGGAAGAGCTTGATCTTCTGCAGAAGGGTCGGGTAGGAGAGGCTCAGTTCCCGCGCGGCCTGGAGCTTGTTCCAGTTATGGCGTTCGAGGGCCTGGGCGATCATGCGGCGCTCCACCTTGGCAACCTCGGAGCGAAGCGTGGCAGGCCCCTCGGCGACGTCGTCCTCCTTGCGAAGGATCTCGCGAGGGACCAGGCGTAGGGACAGGACTTCTCCGTCGTTGGCCATCACGACCATCCGCTTCACGACCTTCTCCAGCTCGCGCACGTTGCCGCGCCAGGGGAGCGACGAGAAGGTGCGGATCAGCTCGGGATCCACGCCGCCCACTTCCTTGGACATCTCGACGGAGAAGCGCCGGATGTAATGCTCCAGGAGGATCGGAATGTCCTCGGGACGCTCCCGGAGCGGCGGGACGCGGAAACAGATGTCGTTCAGCCGGTAGTAGAGGTCTTCCAGGAACTCCCCGCGGGCGATCCGCGCGCGCAGGTTCACGTTCGTGGCGCAGATGACCCGCACGTCCACCTTCGCGGGACGGTTCCCGCCGACGGGGCGAACCTCGCGGTTGTCGAGCACCTGGAGCAGCTTTCCCTGGATGGTGATGGTGGTCTTGTCCACTTCGTCCAGGAACAGCGTGCCGCCGTTCGCCTCGACGAAGAGGCCCGCCTTGTCCCGCACCGCCCCCGTGAAGGCACCCTGCACGTGCCCGAAGAGCTCGCTCTCGAGGAGCTGCTCGGGCAGCGCCGCGCAGTTCACCTGGACCAGCGGCTTGTTCGTCCGGACGCTGGAGGCATGAATGGCGCGAGCGAGGAGTCCCTTGCCGCTTCCCGTCTCGCCTTCGATCAGGATCGTCGCGTCGGTCGGGCCGACACGCTCCAGCAGGGAGAGGATCTCGAGGAGGTCGGGACTCCGCGTCACGATGCCGTGGTCGTTGGCCGATCCGAGCAGCCGCCCCCGCAGCGCGCTGTTCTCCTGCGCGAGGCGCTGGCGCTGGCGCTCGAGGATCGCGACCGCGACGTGATTCGCGAGGACGGTGATGAGGTTGACCTCGCGCTGCTTGAAGGCTCCCAGCGGCTCCTCCGACCGGTCCAGATAGAGGTAGCCCGGCAATCCCGAAGGCAGCGAGAGCGGAATGACGGCGACCGTCGTCCGTGCCCCGATGTGATAGGTGGCCGGAAGGTCGCGGAATCGCTCGTCGGCGCCGGCCCGGCTGGTCACGATGGGGCCCGAGGCGAGCCGGGCGGGGCCGATCCGCCGTTCCAGCTCGCGGATCAGGTCGTGCGCGAGACGGTTCGCCATCCCGACCGTGGCGACGGCTTCGATGCCGCCCTGCGCGGCCGGCGCGGCCACGATGGCGCGGGTCGCTCCCGCGCGGCGCGCCACGATCGAGAGGATCTCCTGCAGCGCGGTCTCGGCGTCGCCGCCGCGGAGCGCCGTCCGGATCTCGTCGAAGGCCGCGAACTCGTTCGTCTGCGACGAGGAGCCGTCGATGAGACCCTGCTCCACCTCGCTCCGGAAGAGCTCGATCTCGCGCGCGAGCTCGGGATCTTCCTCGGGCGTCAGGAGCGACGTGGCGTGATCCACGTGGATGACGGCATCGTCCATCAGCCCGCGGAGCAGCTCGCTCCGCGCGAGCTCGAGAAGAGCCCGCGCCGTGTGCACCGGCAGGCGGAGCGTCTCGAATCCGGCGGCCGCGCGCCGGAGGTACCCGATCGATTCGTCGAGGACCCCGCGCGAGCGGCCCTTCCGGCCGCGCTTGCGCCAGACGATCCCCACCGCGTAGTTGAGCTTCGCCAGCTCGTAGCGCTTGCTGATTCCGGAGAGGATCCGCGCCGCTTCGTCGATGAAGCCGCGGGCCTCTTCCCACTCGCCGGCTTCGGCGGCCCGAAGTCCCAGGAGCCGAAGCGAGCAGGCTTCTTCGATGCGGTCGCCCAGGCGCCGCGCGATCGCCAGGGCGCGCTCGCCGCTTCGCCGCGCCGGATCCAGCTCGCCCATGCGGACCTGAGCGTCGCCGATCCGGCGCCACAGCTCGACCTGAAGGTCGGAGTCGGTGGCGAGCTGATCGGCGAGGGCCATGCCCGTGTCGTATTCGGTGCGCGCCTCCTGGAAACGGCCGAGATCGGCGAGCCAGTCGCCCAGCGCTTCGTGGGCCAGCACGATCTCGCGGCGGCAGTTCCGCTCGGTCGCGAGCGCGAGCCCCTCGCGGATCAGGCTCTCGGCGCCGCTGAAGTCGCGGCGCTTCCGCCGCAGGATGCCCAGGTGGTTCAGCGAGCGGGCCTTTCCGGCCGCGAAGCCGGTCTCGGTGTAGATCTGGAGGGCGCGGCGGTAATGCTCTTCCGCCAGATCCCACTCGCCCATCTTCTCGTGGACGATGCCCAGGTTGTGGAGGTAGGTCCCCGAGTCCTGATAGAGCCCGGCGCGCTCGGAGATGCGCAGCGCCTGCTCCAGGAAGCGCGCCGCTTCCTTGAAGCGGCACTGATTCTTGTGCACCAGCGCCAGGCTGTTGTACGCCGAGGCCATGCCGGCCTGGAAGTCCGCCCGGCGATAGGTCGCGATCGCGCTCTCGAAGTAATCCCGCGACGACGACCAACTGCCGGTGCGAAGCGCGATCCAGCCCAGGGTCATCTCCGCGCGGCCGATGTCGAAGTTCAGCGTCGTTTCGCGGAGGAGCCGGTAGGCGAGGACCGAGGAGCGCTGCGCGGCGCGATAGCGTCCGCGATCAAAGAGGAGAATGCCGAGGCTGCCGGCCAGGCGGCCGATCTGCTCGGGGGTGACGTGCGGCCGGAGACGGTGATGGAGGTCGTGGAGCGCGTCCACCGCCTCGTCCAGGTCGCCCCGGTAACGGAGGCAGTCGACGATGCGCGCGCCCAGGCGGAACAGCGCGTCCCGGTCCGCCGTGCCGTTCCGGCTGGCCTCGGCGTCGAGCGCGCGGCGGTAGTACTCGAGCGCCACGGCGTAGTTGTCCGCGGCGAAGTACAGATCTCCGAGCTCTTGAGCGCGGTGCTCTTCCCCTTCGGAGACGGACGCTTGCGCGCCCGTCTCCTCGAGGTCACCACTGCTCTTGATATTCGGTCGGTCCCTGGGGACTAGTCCGTCCATTCCGGCCCTCTACCCACCACGTGGGGAACCGGGGGGCTGATCCGTAGACCGAAGCGCGCGCGCCGGAATCAGCGCGGGCGCGCGGGATCTACCAGAGCCAGCGAACCCCGTATCCCAGACGCAGTGCCGTCAGGTAGGCCTTCCAGATGCTCAACGTGGTCGTCACTCTTGTCGTCCGCACCGAGCTGGACGTGCCCCGAATCGCCGAGAACGACGGCGCCATGGTGCCCTTCACGACCGAGCCGTCCCCGTCGCCGGGGTCGGGGCCGTTGTTGGGATCCCATGGAATGGGCTTGGCCAGAGAAGTCTGCGGAACCGCAGTGACGAACGCGAGCGAGCACAGGAGGATACCCAACAGCAAAAAGCGTCGTGGAACCCGGATCCTCATGCCTGCTCCCAGTGTGAACGGCTTCCGGCGTAGCAGCCGCCCCACTTGCAACGGCAGTTCGCTAAGAGGTGCCAACTCCCGGAAGCGTGACCGAGAGCGTTGAGGGACGTCCCAGGATGGGACGGACACCTGTCAACGAACACTGCCGCTTAATAACTGATGATATCGGAGGAAGTTGGAAACGTCAAGCGAAAATGGCTGAATCCGACCCTATAACGGGGACTGGACGTTACGCTTCCGGTGCCTCCGGGCTTCGCTCAGGACCAGGCCGTACCGGAGCCCCCGGGTGGACACGGTGATCCCCGCCACGGGGAACCGGTTGACGAATTCGGAGAGGATGACCGCCCCGGCCGGGATGATGTCGGCGCGGCCGCGGCTGACCCCGGCCAGGTCGCGCCGGTTCGCCAGGGGGATCGAGCAGAGCTGCTTCTCGATGGCGGCGATGCGCTCCCGCGAGAGGAGGTGGTTCTCGATCCGGGTGGGATCGTATTTGGTCAGATTGAGATCCAGGGCGCCGAACGCGGTGACCGTACCCCCCACGCCGACCGCGCGCTCCAGGCCGTCCGACACGAAATCGGTCAGCTTCTCGCGAAAGACGTCCTGGACGAAGCGGCGCACCACGGCCAGCTCCTCCTCGGCGGGCGGGTCGGTCCGGACGAAGCGTTCAGTCAGGCGGACGCACCCCAGCTCCAGGCTGATGACCTGGTTGCCCTCCTGCCCCTCCCCGAAGATGATCTCCGTGCTGCCGCCGCCGATGTCCACGACGACCGAGCGCCGGGGGCGCGGGTTCAATCCGGAGAGCACGGCCAGGAACACGAGCCGCGCTTCCTCTTCGCCCGTGAGGATTTCCACCGGGTAGCCGATGCGGTCGGAGAAGCGCGCGGCCACGTCGGGGCCGTTGGTCGCGACGCGAAGGGCGTTGGTCGCGGCGACGCGGATCGTGCTGGCGCCGCTGTACTCGGCCTCGTGGACGAAACGCTCCAGGCACTCCAGCGTCCGGGCCGCGGCGCCTTCGTCGATGAGCCCGGTGCGGTCGAGGCCCTCGCCGAGTCGCGAAATCTCGCCCATGCGATGGGACGTGCGGAGGCGCTCTTCGTCGTCCACGTCGGCGACGAGCAGGCGAACCGAGTTCGTTCCGATGTCGACCGCGCCGATTCTCACCGGTCGCGGGCGGGGTGCTGCGGCGACTGTTGCCAGAAGCAGGCGCGTTCCACCGGCCTTGCCCCTCCAAGCGGTTGACTCTGGGAGTGCACGAACCCTACCATAGCCGGATATGACTGTAAAGACGGAAACCATTATCAGGACAGGAAATGTGAGGACCGGACGGGGCTCTGCCCGTCTCGAGGACATCCTGGGCCTGAACCCGGAGGAGCTGGCTCGCGTCGCGCTCGGCCTGGGCCAGCCGGCCTATCGCGGCCGGCAGCTCGCCGAGTGGTTCTATCGGCGCGGAGAGCTGGACCTGTCGCGCATGTCCAATCTCCCGGCCGCCTTCCGGGAGCAGCTCACGGCCGCCCACCGGATCGGATCGCTGGCCGAGGTCGGCCGCCGACAGACGCCCGATCGCAGGACGCGGAAGATCGCCCTCCGTCTTCCGGAGGGCGGCGTCATCGAGTCGGTCTACATGTCCACGCCGACCCGGTTCACCTTCTGTCTCTCCTCCCAGCACGGCTGCGGCTTTGCCTGCCGCTTCTGCGCCACGGGGCGGATGGGACGCGGCCGGAACCTCTCCGCCGGCGAGATCGTGGAGCAGGCGCTCCGCCTGCGCCGCGAGCTTCCGCCCGGCGTCTCGGACTACAACGTGGTGCTCATGGGAATGGGCGAGCCGCTCGAGAACTACGACGCCGTGCTCCGCGCGCTGGCCCTCCTGTCCGACCCCGCGCTGGGAGCCGTCCCTCCCAAGCGGATCACCATCTCGACGGTCGGCCTGGTGCCGCAGATCTACCGGCTGGCCGACGAGGCGCCGCGGTATCGGCTGGCCATCTCGCTCCATGCGGCGACGGACGAGCTGCGCTCCAAGCTGATGCCGGTGAATCGCACCTTCCCCCTCGAGGCGCTGATGGGCGCGGTGCGGCACCACGTCGACCGTACCGGCCGGCGCGTCACGTTCGAGTACATCCTGATCGAGGAGCTGAACGACACGGTCGCCCACGCCGCGAAGCTGGTGAAGCTGGTGGCGCAGCTCCCCTGCAAGATCAACCTGATCCCCTACAATCCGATCGGCCCCGGGAAATTCAAGCGGCCCGCGACCGAGCGGATCGAGCGCTTCGCCGCCTATCTCCAGCCGCGCGTGCCCGCGGTGACGGTGCGCTACAGCCAGGGGGTGGAGATCGGCGCGGCCTGCGGCCAGCTCGCGGGCGCCGCGGAAGGGGGCGCGCGGACGTAACGCGCGCCGCCATGTTCGGCACCCTTCACCGGAAGCTCCTCGCCCTCTTCTTCCTCGTCGCGCTCATCCCCTCGCTCGGGCTGACGCTGTTCGTCACCCAATACCTGGCCAAGAGCCTGGCCGCGCTGCGCAATCCCGAGACCGAGCGCGCGCTGGCCCAGTCGCTCGAGGTGATCCGCCAGGGGATCGAGCGGCTCGGCAGCGACGCGCAGCACCACGCGACGGTCATGGCGGAGGACGACGCCTCGACCCGGCTGCTCGCCGCGGGAACGCTGCCCGAGGTGGAGCGCTGGCTTCGGGACGAGGCCCGGGAGCGCGGACTGGACTACGTGGTGCTCTACCGGAACGACGCCAAGCTGGCGCGCGTCTTCGGCGCGCGCTTCGGACCCCGCATCACCATCCCCGAGCCGGAGCGCGAGCCCCTGCTCGCCGCGCTGAACGAGGGGGGGCTCGTATCGGGGGGCGAGGTCCCGCGGCAGGTGAGCGGCGTGGCGACGTTCGGGAAGGACTACCTGATCCTGGCCGGCTACCAGCTCGACCCCGAGATCTCCTCGGAGATCGAGGCGCTCCAGAAGAACCTCACGATGTACAAGCGGCTCGGGGTCTACACCTGGCTCTCCGAGCGGAGCCTCTGGGTGTTCGCGGGGCTCTGGTCGGTGGTGCTCGGGCTCGTGAGCTTCATCCTCGCCACCCTCGTCTCGCGCAGCATCGCCCGGCCGATCGTGGCGCTGGAGAGCGGCATGGAGCGGATCTCCGCGGGCGATCTGGCGCACCGCGTCGCTCCCGCCGGCACGCGCGAGGTGCGCTATCTGGGCAACGCCTTCAACCGGATGGTCGAGGAGATCCAGACCTCGCGGCGCGCCCTCCTGCGGGCCGAGCGGCTCGCGGCCTGGCGCGAGGTGGCGCGCGCCGTGGCGCACGAGATCCGTAATCCGCTCACGCCGATCCAGTTCGCGCTGCAGCGGCTCCAGGAGGAGGCCCGCCGTCCCGCGCCGCGCGCCGAGGTGATCGGCGAGAACGCCGAGTCGATCCTCCGCGAGGTGCGCTCGCTCCAGGAATTCGTCACCGCCTTCTCGGCGGTCGCGCAGCTCCCGGAGCCCAAGCCCGCCCCCTGCGACGTGCCGGCGCTGGTCGAGGACGTGGCGCGGCTCTATCGCGGCTCCTCGCGCGTGGAATTCCGCGTTGAGGTGGAGCGCCCCGTTCCCTTAGCCTGGGCCGACTCCGGCCAGATCCAGCGCGTGCTCGTCAACCTGATCAAGAACGCGATCGAGTCGATGGGCTCGGAGGGCGTGGTCACGCTTCGCGTGCGCCGGGACGGGGACGCCAGCGCCGGCGCCGCTTCGGTCGCGCTCGACGTGGAGGACACCGGGCCCGGCATGGACCCGGCCACCCTGGAGCGCGCGACGCATCCCGGCTTCACCACCAAATCGAGCGGTAGCGGATTGGGGCTCACCCTGGTGCAGCGCATCGTGGAACAGCACGGCGGCCGCTTCGAGCTCGATTCGAGCCCGGGCGTCGGCACGCGCGCGACCGTGACGATCCCCACCGTTCCGGAAGAGAACGAAGCCCCGGCCGCGCCCGTCGCGAGCGGCGACGGCGCGAAGGCGAGCGCGTGAGCGCGTCCAGGATCCGCGTCCTCGTCGTCGACGACGAGCCCTCCGTCCTCCTCGAGACCTCGGCCAGCCTCAAGCGCAGCTACGAGGTGCTCACCGCCTCGCGCGCCGAGGAGGCGGAGAAGATGCTGGCCGATCAGCGCGTGGATCTCCTCCTCACCGATCTTCGCCTCCCCGGCAAGGACGGCATCGCCCTGCTCGAGAGCGTGAAGGCCTCCCACCCCCACGTGCCGGTGGTGCTCATGTCCGGTCACGGCACCATCGAGGAGGCGGTCAAGGCGATCCGGCTCGGCGCGGTCGATTTCGTCGAGAAGCCGTTCGGTCCCGAGCGCCTCCAGGTCACCGTGGAGCGGGCCCTGGAGCTCAAGGCGCTGCAGCGCGAGAACGAGCGGCTCCGCTCCATCACCGGCGCGGCCGACGAGATGGTGGGCAAGAGCCGGGTGCTGGACCAGATCCGCGGCGAAGCCTCCAAGGTCGCGAAGACCGACGCCAAGGTGCTCATCAGCGGGGAGAGCGGCACGGGCAAGGAACTGGTCGCGCGCTCGATCCATCGGATGAGCGCGCGCGCGCGCGGACCGTTCGAGAAGCTGAACTGCGCGGCGCTTCCCAAGGACCTGGTCGAGAGCGAGCTCTTCGGCTACGAGAAGGGCGCGTTCACGGGAGCGGCGCAGATGAAGCGCGGCCGGCTGGAAGCGGCCGACCAGGGGACCCTCTTCCTGGACGAGGTCGGCGACATGAGCCTGGAAACCCAGGCCAAGTTCCTTCGCGCCATCGAGACCGGCGAGATCGAGCGCCTCGGGGGCACGCGCACGATCGCGGTGGACACCCGGATCCTGGCCGCGACGAACAAGGATCTTCCGGCGGAGATCCAGGCCGGCCGCTTCCGCGAAGACCTCTACTACCGGCTGAACGTGGTGCCGATCCACATCCCGCCGCTCCGGGCCCGGCGCGAGGACGTGCCGCTCCTGGTGGCGCACTTCGTCCAGCGCTTCGGCGCCGAGCACCCGCGCGGCCCGCGCACGGTGACCCCGGCCGCGATGGAGCGGCTGACCCAGTACGCCTGGCCGGGGAACATCCGCGAGCTGAAGAACCTGATCGAGCGCCTCCTGATCATGACCGACGGCGATGCGATCGAGGTGGCCGACGTGGAGGACGCGCTTCCCGTGAACGCGGGAGACGAGCCGCCCAGCGAGATCCGCGCGGCGCGCGACAAGGCCGAGCGCGACACGATCCTCGCCATGCTCCGCGACTGCCAGTGGAACGTCAGCGAGGCCTCCCGCCGCCTCGGCATGGACCGCGGATATCTCCATCGGAAGATCAAGCGCTATGGGTTGTCGCGCGACGGCGCGTAGCGCCGCCGCGGCGGTCCTCGCGTCGGTCCGGGCCTCCGCGACGGCCGCGGTCGTTTGCGCCGCGGCGGCGGCGGCCTCGGCGGGGGGCGGCGTCGCGCCGGCCGCGGCCCAGTCCTCCGCCGACAGCCTGGCCGCGCGCGCGCCAGTCCTGCGAACGCCGGCGGGATGGGAGACGCTCGCCACCGGACTCCCCGAGGAGACCCGCCTCAAGCTGCGGCCGGGCTTCCGCTACGACCGTGTGGACGGTGCGGTGCCCGCGGCCGGCGTCGCGTTCCAGAGCGAGCGCGATCCCGATCCCTTCGTCTACGCGACCGCCTCCTACGCCACCGGGCGCGACCGGTTGCTCGGCGAGGCGGGGTTCGAGGCGCCGATCGGCGATCCCACGTGGCTCCGCGTCGGAGCGGACGCCTTCCGCCGCACCGCGACCGAGGACGACTGGATCGTGGGAGACCTCGAGAACACGATCTTCGCGCTGGTCGCGCGCACGGACTACCGCGACTGGTACGAGGCGACGGGATGGGACGGCCATGTGCGGGTGGAGCCCGGCCGCGACGTGGCGGTCACCGGGGCCATCCGCATCCAGAACGAGTCCTCGCTTCCGACGCGCGTGCGCTTCTCCCTCTTCGGCAAGCACGACCGCTTTCGCCCCAATCCGCCGGTGCGGTCCGGCGACGAGGGGCTCCTCTCGGTGTCGCTCCGGGTCGGCCCCGAGCGGCTCCCCGTGGGAGGAGGCACGAACGGAACCGCGGCCTACGAGCGCGCCGGCGGCGTCCTGGGACGCGACTTCGATTACGGGCGCGCGCGCGCCACCCTCCGCGCGCTGCACCGCTTCTCGAAGCGCACGCTGGTCCGGGCCCGGGCGATCGGCGGCTCGACGCGCGAGGGCGTCCTTCCGCCCCAAAAGGTCTGGCACGTGGGCGGGATCGGCACCCTGCGCGGCCACGACTACAAGGCGTTCTCGGGCGACCAGTTCTTCGTGGCCAACACCGAATGCCTGGTGCGGGTGCGCAAGCAGTTCTTCCCGTTCGCCTTCCTCGACTGGGGCGCGGCATGGTTCGGCCGGGCGAACCTGGACCGCCAGCAGCCGGGGTTCGACGGCGGCGCCGGCTTCCTCGTCGGCGAGAACGGCCTGGCCCTCACCGTCGCGCGCGACCTCCGCCGATCGGACGCGCCGCTCCGCTTCGGCGTCCGCCTCGGCGCGAGCTTCTGAGGCGCCGTGCGATTCCGCGCCCTGCCCCTTCTGCTCGCGTTCACCGCGATCACGACGCTCGCGGCGGTAGGCGCCGCGCCGGCGCGCGCGGAGAACGACCTCGGCCTCCAGGTGGATACGGTGGAGGTCTCGTCGGGCGCCGTGCTCGTCTCCTACCGCGTGGAGAAGCCCTTCACGCCGCGACTGGAGGAAACGCTGCTCCAGGGAATGCCGGCCACGATCGTGTACGAGGTGGGGCTCTGGAAGCGGCGGGTCTTCTGGTTCGATAAACTGATCGTGGCGATGAAGAACGAGCACCGCGTCATGTACGACCCCTGGCGCGACCGGTTCCGCGTGCGCTCGGGGGTGGGGATCGAGGCCAGGACGCGCTCCTTCCCTTCGATCGATTCGCTGGAGGCCACGCTCTTCGATGTCCGGCGCCTCCCCGTCTCGCTCCTCACCGCGCTGGAGCCGGAGGGCTCGTACTACGTCACGGTGCGCGTGCTGATCCGGCCGCTGGCGGAGGAGGACCTGGGGGAGGTCGAGGACTGGCTCGCGGGCGAGGGGAAAGAGCCGGACGGATCGCAGCGGGGG of the Candidatus Binatia bacterium genome contains:
- a CDS encoding DUF4384 domain-containing protein, producing the protein MKHARWRRLFVAGAAALMAAALPVASRAAVRVDASISYEAAHAPRLDIDVWTNKEEGGVYRQGEPMRVFFRARADAYVLIYNIDTEGYIHLVYPYDPGDPDMVEGGRTYQVPSRNDPYDLVADGPTGMEYLVAIASPEPFRDLPWYLTGGYEGRDRGEEYGDDDEGDSGVIVGDPYIGMDRVVRRVVPRGLEGEVATADTYFYIERKVDYPRYVCADCHSYGGWFDPYGDVCSVVDIRIDAGWAHYRPLRSRILRPRYFYMVRSTAPTRYRQWKDRWSSVDGRATLRTRFQVDGTDKFQSRRQMIQRRTPPEFQRFRSPREGRVWRPDEVLRRNGGDARGGDVRGDDQRRRQWFETRERRQNDNRQQNQQPDDRRQIRERRDDQRQQQGRDEQRGRDRGRVEDRRQERQDRDQARQRDDRSQDRQDRGDRGRSEERRRDDNGRGQDRRDQGEGGWGHRGR
- a CDS encoding sigma 54-interacting transcriptional regulator, with amino-acid sequence MDGLVPRDRPNIKSSGDLEETGAQASVSEGEEHRAQELGDLYFAADNYAVALEYYRRALDAEASRNGTADRDALFRLGARIVDCLRYRGDLDEAVDALHDLHHRLRPHVTPEQIGRLAGSLGILLFDRGRYRAAQRSSVLAYRLLRETTLNFDIGRAEMTLGWIALRTGSWSSSRDYFESAIATYRRADFQAGMASAYNSLALVHKNQCRFKEAARFLEQALRISERAGLYQDSGTYLHNLGIVHEKMGEWDLAEEHYRRALQIYTETGFAAGKARSLNHLGILRRKRRDFSGAESLIREGLALATERNCRREIVLAHEALGDWLADLGRFQEARTEYDTGMALADQLATDSDLQVELWRRIGDAQVRMGELDPARRSGERALAIARRLGDRIEEACSLRLLGLRAAEAGEWEEARGFIDEAARILSGISKRYELAKLNYAVGIVWRKRGRKGRSRGVLDESIGYLRRAAAGFETLRLPVHTARALLELARSELLRGLMDDAVIHVDHATSLLTPEEDPELAREIELFRSEVEQGLIDGSSSQTNEFAAFDEIRTALRGGDAETALQEILSIVARRAGATRAIVAAPAAQGGIEAVATVGMANRLAHDLIRELERRIGPARLASGPIVTSRAGADERFRDLPATYHIGARTTVAVIPLSLPSGLPGYLYLDRSEEPLGAFKQREVNLITVLANHVAVAILERQRQRLAQENSALRGRLLGSANDHGIVTRSPDLLEILSLLERVGPTDATILIEGETGSGKGLLARAIHASSVRTNKPLVQVNCAALPEQLLESELFGHVQGAFTGAVRDKAGLFVEANGGTLFLDEVDKTTITIQGKLLQVLDNREVRPVGGNRPAKVDVRVICATNVNLRARIARGEFLEDLYYRLNDICFRVPPLRERPEDIPILLEHYIRRFSVEMSKEVGGVDPELIRTFSSLPWRGNVRELEKVVKRMVVMANDGEVLSLRLVPREILRKEDDVAEGPATLRSEVAKVERRMIAQALERHNWNKLQAARELSLSYPTLLQKIKLFHLDRRGTRQRA
- a CDS encoding Ppx/GppA phosphatase family protein yields the protein MRIGAVDIGTNSVRLLVADVDDEERLRTSHRMGEISRLGEGLDRTGLIDEGAAARTLECLERFVHEAEYSGASTIRVAATNALRVATNGPDVAARFSDRIGYPVEILTGEEEARLVFLAVLSGLNPRPRRSVVVDIGGGSTEIIFGEGQEGNQVISLELGCVRLTERFVRTDPPAEEELAVVRRFVQDVFREKLTDFVSDGLERAVGVGGTVTAFGALDLNLTKYDPTRIENHLLSRERIAAIEKQLCSIPLANRRDLAGVSRGRADIIPAGAVILSEFVNRFPVAGITVSTRGLRYGLVLSEARRHRKRNVQSPL
- the rlmN gene encoding 23S rRNA (adenine(2503)-C(2))-methyltransferase RlmN, with amino-acid sequence MRTGRGSARLEDILGLNPEELARVALGLGQPAYRGRQLAEWFYRRGELDLSRMSNLPAAFREQLTAAHRIGSLAEVGRRQTPDRRTRKIALRLPEGGVIESVYMSTPTRFTFCLSSQHGCGFACRFCATGRMGRGRNLSAGEIVEQALRLRRELPPGVSDYNVVLMGMGEPLENYDAVLRALALLSDPALGAVPPKRITISTVGLVPQIYRLADEAPRYRLAISLHAATDELRSKLMPVNRTFPLEALMGAVRHHVDRTGRRVTFEYILIEELNDTVAHAAKLVKLVAQLPCKINLIPYNPIGPGKFKRPATERIERFAAYLQPRVPAVTVRYSQGVEIGAACGQLAGAAEGGART